DNA sequence from the Cyanobacteria bacterium GSL.Bin1 genome:
TGGGTGGAGGGTCGAAAGTGGTCAATTAAGTTGAACGATTCACAAAAACACATTTTGCGCTTCCTCGGTTCAGCCTGTCAAAAATATTATTTCCTTTGTTAAGGAACCTGCTGAATGTAGGGAGGAAAGCAACGTCGAGAAATATATTGGCATCGACTTAGAAGGGGGAAGACATTCCCAATGCAGTCAACCCGATCTCCTCTGGGATGGTAAAACGATTCCTTTGGAGGATAAGAGTATTGATTGCGCGATCACCTCTGGCACCAAATCAAAGATTCGATTGAACCGAAGTCTTTGAACATTGCCCTAACCCTGAAATCATTATGCAAGAAAGAAATCTGGCGTTTGCTTAAGCCAGGAGGAACAATCTTTTCTAATTAAATACAAGATGAAAACCTTCTTGTGAAAAGTGCTTATCGTGAGAGAGCACTTCTTGAATACCCATTTGTCGCATCACTATCATTGAAATACAATCGGTCAGACTATATCCTTTATCTAAACGCTGTTCATACAACTCCAAGCCTAGTTCTCGTAACTGCAAATTATAAGAGATTACTTCTATATCAGGTTCTTGTAACATTTTTTTATATAGCAAAAGGGCTTTTTGTTTCATTAAAAACCCCCTAGAGGAAGCATAGTTAAGAACTTCCTCAACAATGCCATCTGTGGTAATTATTTTTTGATTTGGGTGATTATAAGTATAATTAAGGACAGTTTGATGCCAGTTATCTCTAGGGTTGAATAAAGCAATCCAA
Encoded proteins:
- a CDS encoding PIN domain-containing protein — translated: MKPVFADTFYWIALFNPRDNWHQTVLNYTYNHPNQKIITTDGIVEEVLNYASSRGFLMKQKALLLYKKMLQEPDIEVISYNLQLRELGLELYEQRLDKGYSLTDCISMIVMRQMGIQEVLSHDKHFSQEGFHLVFN